GTCGAGAGCTGCAATCTGCTCGACCACTTCACCACCATACGACCTCGGCGGGCCGATCTATGACCGGGCCGACCACCTTCGGGCGCGAAGCCGGCTCGTCCCATCGGGATCGAATCGTGATGATTCGGTGATCCCGGTGGGATCGCCATCGACTGGAATCGACCCCGTCGACCGTGCGATCGCAGGAGATCCAGACGATGCCACCCAGAATCCAATCGGTCCCCACGCCTCGGCCCGCGCCCGATGAGACCGCCTGCCACTGGGCAAGGCCGAGCCCCCCGACTTGCTCGCCATCGCTGAAAAGGCGCGCGGCGCCACGGCCGTTGGCGCGACCCCGGTCCTCGGACCGGACTACAATCCGGCCATGCCCGCGCTTTTCGCGCCGCCGACGAATCGGCCAACCGTACCCGACCGAACACGATGAAGCGCCGCGCACTGATCATCGAGGACAATGGCGATATCGCCCGCCTGGTGCAGATGCACCTCAAGGACATCGGCTGCCGCGCCGACATCGCCGCCAGCGGTGAACCTAAAAGCGGCAGTTGGACGGCGGTCGAGGTGCGCCGCGCGGGGTGTCCGGCAAGGCACAAGGAGGCGCAATAGCCAAGCGATTGCAACGCGTTGTAACACCGCCGGGCGCCGTAGCGACCTTCACCGAGCTGGTGAGTAGGATTCACACAAAACATCTCGGCGGTTTCAACAACTTGAATCCATGACGAAGCGGTCAACTGCCGCTTTTAGGGTGAAGAAGGGGTGCGCCGGTTCCAGGGGCAGACCTACGACCTGATCATCCTCGATCTCATGCTGCCCGGCCTCGACGGCCCGAGCGTCTGCCGCACGCTGCGCCTGGCGCCGGACTATGTCCCCATCCTGATGTTGACCGCCAAGTCCTCCGATCTCGACCGCGTGCTGGGCCTCGAGGTCGGCGCCGACGACTACCTCGCCAAGCCTTTCGGCATCCCCAAGCTGCTGGCACGGGTGAAGGCCCTGCTGCGCCGCGCCGAGGCGCTCCAGCAGCATACGCCGGCCAGCGACGACGAAACGCTGCACCACGATGAGCTGACCATCGAAATCGGCAAGCGGCGTGGCACCCAGGGCGGGGACGAGGTGGCCCTGACCGCCCGCGAGTTCGACCTACTGCCCCATTTCGCCCGCCACCCGGGCCGCGTCTACACCCGCAGTCAGCTCCTCGATGCCGTCTGGGGCTACGGCCACGATGGCTACGAGCATCAACCGCCTGCGGGCCAAGATCGAGCGCGACCCGGCGAATCCCCGCCACGTGCTGACGGTCTGGGGCGTCGGCTACAAGTTCGCCAACGCGGGCGGGTAGCCGATGTTGCGCGCCCTCTATGCACGGCTGGCACTGGCGCTGGGGCTCTTGCTGTTGCGGCTCCTCACGCGGCGCACCCGGCACCTCGGCCGCACGATGGAGGCCTTCCGCGCGAGCGATTTCACGCGGCTGACCGGGGCGGCGCCCGAACGACCCGCGGCCGGCGATGAGATCGATCGCCTCGAGGCGACCTTCCGGGCGATGGCCGAACGCATCACGGACCAGATCCAGGCCCTGACCGAGCAGGATCGTCTGTGCCGTGACCTGGTCGCCCAGGTCTCCCACGACCTGCGCACCCCGCTCGCGTCGCTGCGCGGCTACCTGGAGACGCTGCGGATGAAGGACGGCCAGCTCGCCGCCAGCGAGCGGGTCGAATACCTCGACATCGCACTGCGCCACAGCCTGCGGCTGAGCCGGCTGGTCGAGGACCTCTTCGAGCTAATCAAGCTCGATGCGCGCGACGTACGCCCCTATCTCGAGCCCGTCTCGCTCGGCGAACTGGCACAGGACGTAGTCCAGAAGCTCGACCTCACCGCCCGACGCAAGGGCGTGCACCTGCGGCTCGCCGGTGATCGTGCCGTGCCGTTCGTGAGGGCCGACACCGGCCTCATCGAGCCCGTACTGGAGAACCTCATCGGCAACGCAATCCAGCACACCCCGGCGGATGGCGAAATCCGAGTCACCACCCGGGTCACGGGCCCATCGGTGACGGTCGAGGTCGCCGACACCGGTCGCGGCATCCCGGCGGAAGTCCTACCACGAATCTTCGACGACTTCTTTCAGGCCCCGAGCAACCGCGCCGATGACCGCCACGCCGGCCTCGGACTGGCGATCGCCAAGCGCATCCTCGACATCCATGAGAGCCGTCTGACGGTCGCGAGCAGCGAAGAGGCAGGCTCGCGATTCTCGTTCGCGCTACCGGTTTGGACCGGTGGCCACAGCGAAACCGCCGCTCAAGCCGACGAGCCGACCCGCTGAAGCGGCGCCTGCTGGCCACCCACGATCGTCTCGTCGCGCTCGGCCTCGACGTCGGCGCGGTTCAGGCCACGGTCCGGAGAGAAACGGCAGGTGAAGGTACTGCCCTCGCCCGGCTCGCTCGCGATCAACAGCCGCGCGTTATGCCGATTGAGCACGTGCTTGACGATGGCCAGCCCGAGGCCGGTACCGCCGGAGAGCCGCGAGCGGGCCTTGTCGACGCGATAGAAGCGCTCGGTGAGGCGCGGCAGGTGCTCAGGCTCAATGCCCGGACCATCGTCCCCGACGGCGAAATAGGGGCCCTCGGCGTCGCGTTGCCAAACGACATGGACCCGACTGCCGGCGGGCGTGTGCTTGACCGCGTTGAAAACCAGGTTCGAGAAGGCACTGCGCAGCTCGATCTGGTGGCCGGCCACCAGCAGTCCGCGGTCGATCTCGGCCGTGAAGCGGTGCGCCCCCTCGCTCAGGGCCTGGGCCTCGTGCAGGATGTGGTGCAATTCGGCCCAGACGTCGACGGCCTCGGGCTGACCGGCCTGGTCGGCCATGTCGAGCCGCGAGAGCATCAGCAGGTCCTCGATGATCGAACGCATCCGCTCCGACTGGTTGCGCATGAGATTGAGCGGGCGGCGGTGGCCCTCCGGGGTCTGCGGGGAATCGGCGAGGGTCTCGAGAAATCCGGCGATGACCGTCAGCGGAGTGCGCAGCTCGTGCGAGGCGTTGGCGACGAAGTCGCGCCGAATCATGTTGAGATGGTAGACCTTGGTGATGTCGCGCGCGACGACCAGACGCTGACGTTTGCGCTCGCCGAACGGCGTGATGCGCAGCGACAGCATCAGCGCCCGGTTGTGCTCCGGGGCCAGGTCCATCGGGCGCATGTACTCGCCGGCGTCGATGAGCTCGCTCAGCTCCGGATGGCGCAGGATCTCGGTCAGCGAGCGCCCATCGTCGCGTGGCCAGTGCACGTCCATCAACGCCCCGGCCGAGGGGTTGGCCCACTCGATGCGTTTGTGCTTGTCCAAGATGACAAGCGCGTCCGGCACCGAGTTGGCGGCCTCGCGGAAACGGCGCCCGAAGCGGAGCTGGCGCTTGCGCCGCTTGCGCCGCCGCTGCTGGTAACGCGCGATAGTGCGGTAGATTTCCCCCCACAGGCCGGGCGGGAACGGCGGCGCGAGTCGATGCTGGCGGCGGGTCAGAAACGCCAGGCGCACCAGCAGGAAGAGGTGCCAGCCGATGTAGGGCAGGAGCAACAGCGGCCAGAGCCATTGCCCGCCGAACCCGAGGAGGGCCGCCGTCAACCCGGTCGCGAGCACCCCGACCAGCAGCGCAAGCTCGAACGCCAGCGGCCGGCGCAACGCAAGTAGGCTGCGCCAGCGCACCGCCGACCAAACCCCCGAGCGCCGCGGTGCCTCATCGATCTCGGCTGGGGCAACGGATTTCATCGCCGCCCCATCTCGGACCCAAGCCGTGACGGAGGCGGCGCGCCGGGGATCGACGAACCGGCCGAGCCACTGCGCCCACGGAGGTCGCGATCAGACATGGGCGTCGACGCGGGCACGGCAGGAACGTCGTAGCGGACTACTTGGCGGAGAAGCGATAGCCGACGCCGCGTACGGTCTGCAGCAGACGGTCGTGGCCGGTCTCCTCGAGTGCCTTGCGCAGGCGCCGGACATGGACATCGACGGTGCGCTCCTCGACGTAGACTTGATCGCCCCAGACCTGGTCGAGGAGCTGGGAGCGGCTGAAGGCCCGATCGGCATGGGTCATGAAGAAATGCAGCAGGCGGTATTCGGTCGGGGCGATCTCGATGGCGCGGCCGCCCGCGCTGACCCGGTGGCTGACATTGTCGATGCGCAGGCCGGAGATCTCGACATCGTCGGCGATTTCGTCGGTCCTGGCCCGGCGCAATACGGCATTGACGCGGGCGACCAGCTCGCGGGGCGAGAATGGCTTGGACACATAGTCGTCGGCCCCCGTGTTGAGGCCCTTGATGCGGTCCTCCTCCTCGCCACGGGCACTGACCATGATCACCGGCAGATTGCGACTCTTCGAGTTCTGCTTGAGCTGCTGGGCGAGCTCCAGCCCGGAGCGCCCGGGCAACATCCAGTCGAGCAGCAGGAGATCGGGTTCTTCATTGGTCAGCAGTTTGCGGGCCTCGTCGGCATGGCCGGCCTCCAGCACCTGGAAACCGGCCTCCTCGAGGGTGAAACGGATCACCTCGCGAATATCGGGCTCATCGTCGACGATCAGGATGGTAGCCATAGTCTCGGGAACTCATACTGTTTCGTGCTGTCGGTTTGACGCGCATTTTATTTACGACGAGTGACAGTCAGGTTACAGCGCTCGCCGAGCGGTAAACGCACGGTCACCAGACACTGGTAGGCTAGCAGCCAATGGGGCGGCGCGTCGGCGCGACACGGGCCTCGATTGCGATTCAGGAGCACATCCTCGGTGTCGATTTTCAGTCTCAGGTTTCTCGGCGTCGGCAACGCGCAGGCGCCGCGGCTCGGTACGTCTGCGGCGGTGCTGGAGGTCGACGGGCGACCCAGTCTCTTGATCGATTGCGGCCCGAGCACCATCGATGCCCATCTCGGCACCTACGGCACGCTACCCGAGGCGGTATTCGCCACCCATGCCCACCTGGACCACATCGGCGGCCTCGAGGGGCTCTTCTACCGCCTGGCGACCGCGCCCACCGCGCATCGGGCCGTCGCCCGGCTCTACTGCCCGGTGCCGCTAGTCGCGATCCTCCAACAGCGCCTCGCCGACTATCCGAGCATCCTGGCGGAGGGCGGACGCAACTTCTGGGATGCCTTCCAGCTGATCCCGGTCTCGGGACAATTTTGGCACGAGATGCTGATGTTCAGCGTCTTCCCGGTACGCCATCACGAATTCCTCACCGCCTTCGGCCTCGCCCTGCCGGGACGCTTCCTCTTCACGGGCGACACGCGACCGATCCCGGAGGTGCTGAGCCGCTACGCCTGCCACGGCGAACGTATCTTCCACGACTGTGCGAGTCTGCGCAGCCCGTCGCACACGGGCGTCGATGACCTCGTCCTGGAGTACCAGCCCGAGCAGCGGCGCCGAATGGTCCTCTACCACTACGAATCGGCCGAGGCGGGGCGTCGCCTCCAGGAACACGGCTATCGGATCGCCCGCTGCGGCGAGGTCTTCGATCTGGCCCTGCCGGGGGATGCGGGCGTCGCGGATCGCGTCCGCACCGGCGATACCGTCGTGGCGCTCGAGGCGGCCAGCTGAGCCGCCGCAGCTCGCCTTCGGGTGAGGGTTATCATAGCCTGTCGGCACCGGATGCGAGTGGAGAGGGCGAGGCGATGGCGGATCGAGAACACGGGCGGCGGTCGGTCTTCCAAGGCCGGATCGTCGATGTCGGCATCGAATCCGTCAGACTGCCGAACGGCCGCCGGACCGAGCTGGAGATCATCCGCCACCCGGGCGGGGCAGCCGCCGTGGCGATCGATGCCGACGGCCGGGTCTGCCTACTGCGCCAGTATCGCCATGCGGCGGGCGGTTGGCTCTGGGAGCTGCCGGCCGGCAAGATCGATCCGGGCGAGGCGCCGTTCGCAACGGCCCGCCGCGAGCTCGCCGAAGAGGCCGGCGTGACGGCCGAGGACTGGTCGGCGCTCGGCCACCTGCACAGCTCCCCCGGCGTCTTCACCGAGGTGATCCATTTGTACCTGGCCCGGGACCTGTGTTTGCGCGGGCATACTCACGATGCCGACGAGGTCATCGAGATCCACTGGGTCCCGCTCGGCGAGGCGCTCGAGTGGTGTCGCACCGGCAGGATCACCGACGCCAAGACGATGACCGGGCTCTTTCTCGCCGCTGCTCAGGCGGCGTGAACGGCGGCCTGGGCCTTCATCTTGCCGACGATGGCGTAGACGCCGACGTGGCGGTTGGGGCTCAAGTGCTCATCGAGCTGCAGCCCGGTGAACAGCTCGTCGACGTCGAGGGCCTCGATCTCCTCGGGGGTCTTGTTCGAGAAGAGTTCGACCAAGAGCGCCACGACGCCCTTGATGATCGCGGTATCGCAATCGCCGCTGTAGCGAATGCGACCGCCGCCGAGCGGATGGGCGGCGACGTGGACGAGACTCATGCACTCCTTGACGCGATTGGCATCCCCCTTGTCGGCGGCGGCCATCGGCGGTAGCCGCTCGCCGAGCTCGACCAGATACTCGTAGCGCTGATCCCAATCGCCGAGCAGTTCGAAGGTCTCGAGGATGTCCTCGATCTGCGCCTGGGTGACGGCCTCAGACACTGAACGACTCGCCGCAGCCGCAGGCGTCTTTGACGTTCGGATTGTGGAATTCGAAGCCCTTGTTGAGCAGACTCGAACGCACGAAATCGATCTCGGTGCCGTCGATCCGCGCCAGGCTCATCGGGTCGACGAGGATCTTGATGCCATGGCTCTCGAAGACCGCGTCCTCCCCGCCGAGTTCGTCGGCATAGTCGACCTCGTAGGTGAAGCCGCTGCAGCCGGCTTTCTTCGTGGCGACACGCAGCCCCATCCCCTGGCCACGCTTGGCGATCATGCCGGCAACATGCTCGGCGGCCGCCTCGGTCAATGTCACTGCCATCTTGGTTCTCCCAAATCGATTCATTCGACGGCGATTGCCGGTTCAGATCCGAGATAGCCACCTCGACACGCCATTTCAAGGTCGCTGGCGTGGTTGGCGCACGACTCGCCCGGCCCGCGATGGGCTGCACGCCCGGGCGATCGACGAGGCGATCGCCGCCCCCGACCGTCGCAGACTACAGCGCAATGAGTCTACGATAGACTATCGGCTCCCCCTCCTCCCGTCACTGCCCGAGCAGGAGAAGCAATGGAACTGACCGCGATCATCGTCGTCGTCCTGGCCCTGATCGTCACGATCTATGGCGTGCTGATCTACAACAATCTCGTGCGTTTGAAGCACGATGTCGCCCGTTCCTGGTCGAATATCGACGTGGCCGTCAAGCAGCGCCACGACGAACTGCCAAAGCTCGTCGAGGTATGCAAACGTTACATGGGCTACGAACAGGAGACGCTGGAGCGCGTCATTCGGGCACGCGGGGCCGTCTTCGAAGCCCGCTCACGGGGCGATGTCGCCAAGCTCGGCTCCGCCGAGACGGCACTGCGCGCCGGGCTCGGCCAGCTCTTCGCGCTCGCCGAGAACTACCCCGAGCTCAAGGCCGACGAGGCCTTCAAACACCTATCGACACGCGTCTCGCAGCTCGAGGAGGCGATTGCCGATCGCCGCGAGCTTTACAACGATGGCGTCAATCTGAACAACGTCCGGATCGAACAATTCCCCGATGCCCTGGTCGCCCGGGCCTTTGGCTTCAAGCCGTTCGATCTCCTCGAATTCGCCGATGCCCGAGCCGACGTCGATCTGGGCAAGCTGTTCGGATGATCGAGGACCTGCGGCAGGCGGCGGTCCAGGCGGATCCCGAGGGCTTCTGGTGGGTCACGGCCATCGCCGGGGGCATCGCCGTCGTCGTCCTGTACCAAGGCTTGAACGCCTTTTGGCGGCTGCGGCTGGTCCTCGATACGCCGCGGGCCAAGATCCGTTCAGCACCCCAGGGCTATGTCGAGCTCGCCGGTCGAGCCTCGCCTCACCATACCCACATCACCGGGCCGCTGACCGGGCTGCCTTGCGTCTGGTACCGCTATCGGGTTCAACGAGAAGAGCACAGCGGCCGCAAGAACCGCTGGGTGACGATCGACCACGGGATCTCGGCCGAGCCCTTCCTCCTCGATGACGGGACCGGCCGCTGCCTGATCCAGCCGACCGACGCCGAGACGACCTGTCGCAATATCGATCGCTGGCGCGGCGCACGACGCGACACGCCTCGGCCGTCACAGTCGAGCTGGCTGAGCGTCGGTGGTCGCTACCGCTTCACCGAAGAGCGCATCGTCGAAGGCGAAGACACCTATGTCCTCGGTCACCTCGAGACGCCGCGCCGCGGCGACGCCGAAAGGGAGCGCTTGACGCGCGCGCTGCTGCGCACCTGGAAGCGTGATCCGGCGCGGATGGCCGTGCTTGCCGGCACCGAGGACGGCGAGATCGACCTCGCCACCTGGGAAGAGCTGCGCGGCAAGGCACGAGAGATCGCCGAGCAGGCCGAGGCCAGGCTCGCCTCCCAGCCCACCCTGTCGCAGGTGAGTCGGCCGGACGACCCCGGCCGGCCTTACCTGATCTCCAGCCTGGGCGAGCTGGGCCTACTCGGCCGGCTGAGATGGCTCGCGCTCGGCGGTACGCTTGGCTTCGTCCTGCTCGCATCGGGCGTTGGCCTCGCATTGGTCGCCCGGCTCACCGCCGCCGGTTGAGCAGTCAAGAAAGTTGCCGCTCCCGTTGGCGACAGCAAGTCCCATCGGTCCCGAGTGGAACCGGTGCCAATACAGTTCTCAACATGGCGAGAATTGGCGTGGTTGTCATTGTGTGCTGAGGGTCCATTCGGCTTGGGCGGCTGTTAATTCCACCAAGCAAGCCTCGTCATCAAGGGAGTCGGCTCGACCCTCGCTACCGAGATCGCACGAGACGGGCTTCCACACGAGTCGCGAGGAACCGCACAAAACCTCGCCGAAAAACAAACAGCCAAACACGCGGGCCGGACGCCACAAATACCAACAGACCCGGCGTATGAATGGCGAGGCGACAGTTCATGGCAAAGCGAGATCGAGCGAATGCAGAGACCTGCCGAGCGACTGTGCAATTCTCGAGGAAGCCGATTGCCCTGTCGGCGTTCGGCATAGGCTGGGTCCTGATCGCTGGCCTGCAAGTCGGATCACGCACGGCTATCCCCGCGATGCACCTACTACTCGATCTCGGCCTCATCTGCCTCTCGACCGCCTTGCTCTACGCCGTAGCCAAACGCCGCCACGCCGCTGCCCCCGAGGCGGACAGCGATGGAATCGCCGACCGGGAACGATCGCAACGCCTGATAGATGCCTCGCTCGACGGCGTCTGGGATTGGGACCTCGATCGACAGACACTGTATTTGTCGCCGCGCTGGAAGGAACAACTCGGCTATCAAGATCATGAGCTCAAAAACTGCTACGACACTTGGCGCGACCTTCTTCATTCGGACGATCGCGATTGGGTAATGGAGCAACTTGGCTCCTACCTTGCCTCACCGACCGAGCTCTGGGAATGCGAATACCGCCTGCTGCATCGGCAGGGCGGACACAGGTGGATCCTCTCGCGCGCCTCGCCGGTGCACCGCGAAACGGGAAAACTGGTCCGGTTGCTCGGAGTGCACATCGACATCACCGAACGCAAGCGCAGCGAGCAGCGCCTACGCGAGGCCGCGGCCGTATTCGATGGCACCAACGAGGGGATCGTCGTCACAGACGGCGACGGAAACGTGCTTCTCGTCAACCCGGCCTTTTCTCGCATCACCGGCTACGCACCGTCCGAGATCATTGGTCTGCGCCCAAACGTCCTGAAATCAGGGCGACACGACGAGAACTTCTACCGCGCCATGTGGGCAGGCCTGCAAGAACGGGGAGCCTGGCAGGGTGAGATCTGGAACCGCCGCAAGAACGGCGAGATCTATCCGGAGTGGCTCAGCATTTCGCGGCTGAGCGAGGGCGATGACGGTGTCCGCTATGTCGGACAGTTCACCGACATCAGCACGATAAAGCATACGGAGCAACGCCTCGAATACCTGGCTCACCACGATGCCCTGACCGATTTGCCCAACCGGCTCCTTCTTGATGCCCGCCTGGAGTATGCGCTCACACGCACCTCTGAACACGAGTCGCTGGCCCTCCTCTTCATCGATCTCGATGCCTTCAAGCAGATCAATGACCGGCATGGTCACCAGACGGGGGATCTCGTCCTGCGCACCGTAGCCGAAAGGCTCCTCGACAGCGTGCGCCAAGAGGACACGGTCGCCCGCCTCGGCGGAGACGAGTTCGTCGCCTTAATCGAAGCACCCGTCAAACCGGACGAAATCAGCAAGCTCGTCAGAAGGATCCAAGCCGCTATCGAGGCGCCGATCACGAACCCAGACGGCACCCTCGCGATCAAGATATCGGCCAGCATCGGTGTCAGCCTCCACTCAGGTCAGGGCGAGACCGCCGACCGGATGCTCGATATCGCCGACCGAGCGATGTACCGGGCCAAGGCGAGTCGCAAATGCGCCATGCCTCCGCTGCTCACGCAATCCATGCCGCCGCACGGGAATACGCCACACGAAACAGACCATTGCACCTAGAAGCGGCAGTTGGACGGCCTCTGAGGTGCGTCCCGCGGGGTGCCCGGCAAGGCACAAGGAGGCGCAATAGCCGAGCGATTGCAACGCGTTGTAACACCGCCGGGCGCCGCGCGGGGGGTGCCTCGGGGGTCGTAGCGCTCCTCACCCAGCCGGTGAATCCGGGTCGCGCAGAGATTCGACCCGATTTCAGCGGATTGAATCGATCGCGAAGCGGTCAACTGCCGTTTCTAGGTTGAAACGGCATCGATCCCAGCCGAGCCCGCTCTGTTTTTTTGCCGGCCAAAAAATAAAAACCCGCAGGGCGTTAGCGCTGCGGGCTTTTTGGAGAGGGACCTGGCGGTGACCGACTTTCGCATGGGGAGGCCCCACACTATCATAGGCGATACACCGTTTCACTTCTGAGTTCGGAATGGAATCAGGTGGTTCCAGTGCTCTGTGGCCGCCAGGTAAATCGTCGGCCGGCCCTCCGCCTCTGGGAGGGTCGACCTGCATTCGGTAAGATCGCTTCGCGCTTTTCACGGGGCGCCATCACACCCAAAGCCTTCGGGTGTTATATGGTCAAGCCGCACGGTCAATTAGTACGGGTTAGCTTCACACGTTACCGCGCTTCCACATCCCGCCTATCAACGTCGTGGTCTTCGACGGACCTTCAGGGACCTCACGGGTCCAGGGAGACCTTATCTTGGGAGGGGCTTCCCGCTTAGATGCTTTCAGCGGTTATCCCGTCCGTACTTAGCTACCCGGCAGTGCCACTGGCGTGACAACCGGTACACCAGAGGTACGTCCACTCCGGTCCTCTCGTACTAGGAGCAGCTTCCCTCAAGTCTCCAACGCCCACGGCAGATAGGGACCGAACTGTCTCACGACGTTCTAAACCCAGCTCGCGTACCACTTTAAATGGCGAACAGCCATACCCTTGGGACCGACTTCAGCCCCAGGATGTGATGAGCCGACATCGAGGTGCCAAACACCGCCGTCGATATGAACTCTTGGGCGGTATCAGCCTGTTATCCCCGGAGTACCTTTTATCCGTTGAGCGATGGCCCTTCCATTCAGAACCACCGGATCACTAAGACCTACTTTCGTACCTGCTCGACTTGTTTGTCTCGCAGTCAAGCACCCTTATGCCTTTGCACTCAATGCGCGATTTCCGACCGCGCTGAGGGTACCTTCGTGCTCCTCCGTTACGCTTTGGGAGGAGACCGCCCCAGTCAAACTACCCACCACACACGGTCCCTGACCCGGATTACGGGCCGAGGTTAGAACTCCAAACAGACCAGGGTGGTATTTCAAGGTCGGCTCCACGGCAACTAGCGTCACCGCTTCAAAGCCTCCCACCTATCCTACACAAGTCGGTTCAAAGTCCAGTGTGAAGCTGTAGTAAAGGTTCACGGGGTCTTTCCGTCTAGCCGCGGGTACTCGGCATCTTGACCGAGATTTCAATTTCACTGAGTCTCAGGTGGAGACAGTGCCGCCATCGTTACGCCATTCGTGCAGGTCGGAACTTACCCGACAAGGAATTTCGCTACCTTAGGACCGTTATAGTTACGGCCGCCGTTTACCGGGGCTTCGATCAAGAGCTTCACCTTGCGGCTGACCCCATCACTTAACCTTCCGGCACCGGGCAGGCGTCACACCCTATACGTCCTCTTTCGAGTTTGCAGAGTGCTGTGTTTTTAGTAAACAGTCGCAGCGGCCTGGTCACTGCAACCCCCTTCCGCTCGGCCCGCTCGGGGCTCCACGTAACAGGGGCGTACCTTCTCCCGAAGTTACGGTACCATTTTGCCTAGTTCCTTCACCTGAGTTCTCTCAAGCGCCTTGGGATTCTCACCCTGCCCACCTGTGTCGGTTTCGGGTACGGTCACTTATTACCTGAAGCTT
This portion of the Thioflavicoccus mobilis 8321 genome encodes:
- a CDS encoding HesB/IscA family protein, with the translated sequence MAVTLTEAAAEHVAGMIAKRGQGMGLRVATKKAGCSGFTYEVDYADELGGEDAVFESHGIKILVDPMSLARIDGTEIDFVRSSLLNKGFEFHNPNVKDACGCGESFSV
- a CDS encoding NUDIX domain-containing protein codes for the protein MADREHGRRSVFQGRIVDVGIESVRLPNGRRTELEIIRHPGGAAAVAIDADGRVCLLRQYRHAAGGWLWELPAGKIDPGEAPFATARRELAEEAGVTAEDWSALGHLHSSPGVFTEVIHLYLARDLCLRGHTHDADEVIEIHWVPLGEALEWCRTGRITDAKTMTGLFLAAAQAA
- a CDS encoding LemA family protein, giving the protein MELTAIIVVVLALIVTIYGVLIYNNLVRLKHDVARSWSNIDVAVKQRHDELPKLVEVCKRYMGYEQETLERVIRARGAVFEARSRGDVAKLGSAETALRAGLGQLFALAENYPELKADEAFKHLSTRVSQLEEAIADRRELYNDGVNLNNVRIEQFPDALVARAFGFKPFDLLEFADARADVDLGKLFG
- the phoR gene encoding phosphate regulon sensor histidine kinase PhoR; the protein is MKSVAPAEIDEAPRRSGVWSAVRWRSLLALRRPLAFELALLVGVLATGLTAALLGFGGQWLWPLLLLPYIGWHLFLLVRLAFLTRRQHRLAPPFPPGLWGEIYRTIARYQQRRRKRRKRQLRFGRRFREAANSVPDALVILDKHKRIEWANPSAGALMDVHWPRDDGRSLTEILRHPELSELIDAGEYMRPMDLAPEHNRALMLSLRITPFGERKRQRLVVARDITKVYHLNMIRRDFVANASHELRTPLTVIAGFLETLADSPQTPEGHRRPLNLMRNQSERMRSIIEDLLMLSRLDMADQAGQPEAVDVWAELHHILHEAQALSEGAHRFTAEIDRGLLVAGHQIELRSAFSNLVFNAVKHTPAGSRVHVVWQRDAEGPYFAVGDDGPGIEPEHLPRLTERFYRVDKARSRLSGGTGLGLAIVKHVLNRHNARLLIASEPGEGSTFTCRFSPDRGLNRADVEAERDETIVGGQQAPLQRVGSSA
- the phoB gene encoding phosphate regulon transcriptional regulator PhoB; translation: MATILIVDDEPDIREVIRFTLEEAGFQVLEAGHADEARKLLTNEEPDLLLLDWMLPGRSGLELAQQLKQNSKSRNLPVIMVSARGEEEDRIKGLNTGADDYVSKPFSPRELVARVNAVLRRARTDEIADDVEISGLRIDNVSHRVSAGGRAIEIAPTEYRLLHFFMTHADRAFSRSQLLDQVWGDQVYVEERTVDVHVRRLRKALEETGHDRLLQTVRGVGYRFSAK
- a CDS encoding SufE family protein, which encodes MSEAVTQAQIEDILETFELLGDWDQRYEYLVELGERLPPMAAADKGDANRVKECMSLVHVAAHPLGGGRIRYSGDCDTAIIKGVVALLVELFSNKTPEEIEALDVDELFTGLQLDEHLSPNRHVGVYAIVGKMKAQAAVHAA
- a CDS encoding sensor histidine kinase, coding for MAERITDQIQALTEQDRLCRDLVAQVSHDLRTPLASLRGYLETLRMKDGQLAASERVEYLDIALRHSLRLSRLVEDLFELIKLDARDVRPYLEPVSLGELAQDVVQKLDLTARRKGVHLRLAGDRAVPFVRADTGLIEPVLENLIGNAIQHTPADGEIRVTTRVTGPSVTVEVADTGRGIPAEVLPRIFDDFFQAPSNRADDRHAGLGLAIAKRILDIHESRLTVASSEEAGSRFSFALPVWTGGHSETAAQADEPTR
- a CDS encoding response regulator transcription factor, translated to MRRFQGQTYDLIILDLMLPGLDGPSVCRTLRLAPDYVPILMLTAKSSDLDRVLGLEVGADDYLAKPFGIPKLLARVKALLRRAEALQQHTPASDDETLHHDELTIEIGKRRGTQGGDEVALTAREFDLLPHFARHPGRVYTRSQLLDAVWGYGHDGYEHQPPAGQDRARPGESPPRADGLGRRLQVRQRGRVADVARPLCTAGTGAGALAVAAPHAAHPAPRPHDGGLPRERFHAADRGGARTTRGRR
- a CDS encoding E3 Ubiquitin ligase; the protein is MIEDLRQAAVQADPEGFWWVTAIAGGIAVVVLYQGLNAFWRLRLVLDTPRAKIRSAPQGYVELAGRASPHHTHITGPLTGLPCVWYRYRVQREEHSGRKNRWVTIDHGISAEPFLLDDGTGRCLIQPTDAETTCRNIDRWRGARRDTPRPSQSSWLSVGGRYRFTEERIVEGEDTYVLGHLETPRRGDAERERLTRALLRTWKRDPARMAVLAGTEDGEIDLATWEELRGKAREIAEQAEARLASQPTLSQVSRPDDPGRPYLISSLGELGLLGRLRWLALGGTLGFVLLASGVGLALVARLTAAG
- a CDS encoding sensor domain-containing diguanylate cyclase, with translation MHLLLDLGLICLSTALLYAVAKRRHAAAPEADSDGIADRERSQRLIDASLDGVWDWDLDRQTLYLSPRWKEQLGYQDHELKNCYDTWRDLLHSDDRDWVMEQLGSYLASPTELWECEYRLLHRQGGHRWILSRASPVHRETGKLVRLLGVHIDITERKRSEQRLREAAAVFDGTNEGIVVTDGDGNVLLVNPAFSRITGYAPSEIIGLRPNVLKSGRHDENFYRAMWAGLQERGAWQGEIWNRRKNGEIYPEWLSISRLSEGDDGVRYVGQFTDISTIKHTEQRLEYLAHHDALTDLPNRLLLDARLEYALTRTSEHESLALLFIDLDAFKQINDRHGHQTGDLVLRTVAERLLDSVRQEDTVARLGGDEFVALIEAPVKPDEISKLVRRIQAAIEAPITNPDGTLAIKISASIGVSLHSGQGETADRMLDIADRAMYRAKASRKCAMPPLLTQSMPPHGNTPHETDHCT
- a CDS encoding response regulator, whose product is MKRRALIIEDNGDIARLVQMHLKDIGCRADIAASGEPKSGSWTAVEVRRAGCPARHKEAQ
- a CDS encoding MBL fold metallo-hydrolase; translated protein: MSIFSLRFLGVGNAQAPRLGTSAAVLEVDGRPSLLIDCGPSTIDAHLGTYGTLPEAVFATHAHLDHIGGLEGLFYRLATAPTAHRAVARLYCPVPLVAILQQRLADYPSILAEGGRNFWDAFQLIPVSGQFWHEMLMFSVFPVRHHEFLTAFGLALPGRFLFTGDTRPIPEVLSRYACHGERIFHDCASLRSPSHTGVDDLVLEYQPEQRRRMVLYHYESAEAGRRLQEHGYRIARCGEVFDLALPGDAGVADRVRTGDTVVALEAAS